One window from the genome of Lathamus discolor isolate bLatDis1 chromosome 24, bLatDis1.hap1, whole genome shotgun sequence encodes:
- the LRRC71 gene encoding leucine-rich repeat-containing protein 71 isoform X1, translated as MGQPSAGPNRAPTAPAPAPPWVMRRRSDRASREKALVATEEETKSAGRKGEHGPEEFQCSGVLEQDFPELCARAGITHAPRVTVRPAPSFPADAEPPAGTLEEALARIERKYRSFQPRIQVEREQEDPRSVRAVFLRGWKLEEEMLGVLSQCLPALGALQALHLWNVPLPEPLLPVLAALPTRCSRLRTLNLEGNPLPEAAFQLLMGSDSLWRHLSLRCCSIGDAAAQRIGRSLSTPSGCNQRLQSLVLSFNRIADRGAQRIAEVGTGRRGLRRALCARCQRPAPCTQHQHPASSTLHPAPGVSALRPEPSTSTPHPAPCTKHQHPVSGVCALHPALSNLHSAPAPFIQHPAPGVSVLHSAPDISTQHQQPAPCTWCQHPAPCTQHHHPSSSTQHPAPSSSRQHPALSISILHPAPAPCTRHQHPAPGISTQHQHPAPSTSILHPYPAPGISILQPASASSTHHPVPRTQHYHPYPASGISILHPAPASILCTLHQHPPPSTLHTSPCTQYPEPIPCTHHPAPVPIIQCQHPVPAPCTSTHHPHPAPIPCTSTITHTLHPLPSTSTHHTASPCTLTSYPAPVPIILHPHFIPHPPFILHPSPCTFHPAPITHHPAPFIPHPSPITHHPVPFIPCPSPVTHHPLPITHHPAPFIPHPSPCTHHPPPRSPHPAPSRPPGPAPEPLPALPVPGQQRHR; from the exons atggggcagcccaGTGCTGGCCCCAACAGAGCCCCGACTGCTCCAGCGCCGGCCCCG CCGTGGGTCATGCGGCGCCGGAGCGATCGTGCCTCCAGGGAGAAGGCGCTGGTGGCCACGGAGGAGGAGACGAAGAGCgcggggaggaagggagagcacGGCCCAG agGAGTTCCAGTGCTCCGGCGTCCTGGAGCAGGACTTCCCGGAGCTCTGCGCCCGCGCCGGCATCACCCATGCCCCGAGGGTCACGGTGCGGCCGGCCCCGAGCTTCCCTGCGGACG CGGAGCCGCCCGCGGGGACGCTGGAGGAGGCGCTGGCCCGCATCGAGCGCAAGTACAGGAGCTTCCAGCCCCGCATCCAGGTGGAGCGGGAGCAGGAGGATCCCCGCAGCGTCCGCGCCGTGTTCCTGCGAG GCTGGAAGCTCGAGGAGGAGATGCTGGGGGTCCTGAGCCAGTGTCTGCCCGCGCTGGGGGCGCTGCAGGCATTGCA CCTCTGGAACGTGCCGCTGCCGGAGCCGCTGCTGCCGGTGCTGGCGGCGCTGCCAACGCGCTGCTCCCGCCTGCG GACGCTCAACCTGGAGGGGAATCCTTTGCCCGAAGCCGCTTTCCAGCTGTTGATGGGCAGCGACAGCCT GTGGCGCCACCTCTCGCTGCGCTGCTGCAGCATCGGGGACGCGGCCGCGCAGCGCATCGGGAGGAGCCTCTCGACGCCCTCGGGCTGCAACCAGCGCCTGCAGTCGCTGGTGCTGAGCTTCAACCGCATCGCGGACCGCGGCGCGCAGCGCATCGCGGAGGTGGGCACCGGGCGGCGGGGCCTGCGCAGGGCGCTCTGCGCCCGGTGTCAGCGCCCTGCgccctgcacccagcaccagcatcctgcatccagcaccctgCACCCTGCACCCGGTGTCAGCGCCTTGCGCCCTgaacccagcaccagcaccccgcacccagcaccctgcaccAAGCACCAGCACCCTGTATCAGGTGTCTGCGCCCTGCACCCTGCACTCAGCAACCTGcactcagcaccagcaccctTCATCCAGCACCCTGCACCCGGTGTCAGCGTGCTGCACTCTGCACCCGACATCAgtacccagcaccagcagccagcACCCTGCACCTGGTGTCAGCACCCTGCGCCCTGCACTCAGCACCATCATCCTTCatccagcacccagcaccctgcacccagcagcagcaggcagcaccctGCACTCAGCATCAGTatcctgcacccagcaccagcaccctgcACCCGGCATCAGCACCCTGCACCCGGcatcagcacccagcaccagcatcctgcacccagcaccagtATCCTGCACCCATACCCTGCACCTGGCATCAGCATCCTGCAGCCGGCATCAGCATCCTCCACCCATCACCCTGTACCCCGCACCCAGCACTATCACCCATACCCTGCATCTGGCATCAGcatcctgcacccagcaccagcatccaTACTCTGCACCCTCCATCAGCATCCTccacccagcaccctgcacaCATCACCCTGCACCCAGTACCCAGAACCCATACCCTGCACCCATCACCCTGCACCAGTACCCATCATCCAGTGCCAGCATCCTGTACCAGCACCCTGCACCAGTACGCATCACCCACATCCTGCACCCATACCCTGTACCAGCACCATCACCCATACCCTGCACCCATTACCCAGCACCAGTACCCATCACACTGCATCACCCTGCACCCTAACCAGTTACCCAGCACCAGTACCCATCATTCTGCACCCACATTTCATCCCACACCCACCTTTCATCCTGCACCCATCACCCTGCACCTTTCATCCCGCACCCATTACCCATCACCCTGCACCTTTCATCCCGCACCCATCACCCATTACCCATCACCCTGTACCTTTCATCCCGTGCCCATCACCCGTTACCCATCACCCGTTACCCATCACCCATCACCCTGCACCTTTCATCCCGCACCCATCACCCTGCACCCATCACCCACCACCCCGCTCCCCCCACCCAGCTCCCTCCCGTCCCCCAGGGCCTGCGCCTGAACCgctccctgctctccctgtCCCTGGCCAGCAACGACATCGGTGA
- the LOC136003845 gene encoding platelet endothelial aggregation receptor 1-like, with amino-acid sequence RSCSLSPPRGPRNSSSSEPPPEGLGGSGSSLGSESPYATIREPPLAPEGSYMEMRPPVRREMSYAEIRPLEEPPHESCAEGGDLVPPAPPPGHYDSPKNSHIPIHYDVPPTRHPPSPPAPRGPGGHRGGTAATGLTRTPSPGGASAE; translated from the exons CGCAGCTGCTCCCTGTCTCCCCCACGGGGACCCcgcaactcctcctcctcagagcccCCCCCGGAGGGTTTGGGGGGCAGCGGCAGCTCCCTGGGCAGCGAGAGCCCCTACGCCACCATCCGGGAGCCCCCCCTGGCGCCCGAGGGCAGCTACATGGAGATGAGGCCCCCGGTGCGCAGGGAGATGTCCTACGCCGAGATCCGGCCCCTCGAGGAGCCGCCCCACG AGAGCTGCGCGGAGGGGGGGGACCTTGTgccccccgcacccccccccgGCCATTACGACTCCCCCAAGAACAGCCACATCCCCATTCACTACGATGTGCCCCCCACCCGCCACCCACCATCACCGCCTGCACCGCGAGGACCCGGGGGGCACCGGGGGGGCACCGCGGCCACGGGGCTGACCCGGACCCCCAGCCCCGGGGGTGCCAGTGCTGAATAA
- the LRRC71 gene encoding leucine-rich repeat-containing protein 71 isoform X2, with amino-acid sequence MTPVKTQQWDRKWTSEGPRNGAAQCWPQQSPDCSSAGPAVGHAAPERSCLQGEGAGGHGGGDEERGEEGRARPRGVPVLRRPGAGLPGALRPRRHHPCPEGHGAAGPELPCGRGAARGDAGGGAGPHRAQVQELPAPHPGGAGAGGSPQRPRRVPASLWNVPLPEPLLPVLAALPTRCSRLRTLNLEGNPLPEAAFQLLMGSDSLWRHLSLRCCSIGDAAAQRIGRSLSTPSGCNQRLQSLVLSFNRIADRGAQRIAEVGTGRRGLRRALCARCQRPAPCTQHQHPASSTLHPAPGVSALRPEPSTSTPHPAPCTKHQHPVSGVCALHPALSNLHSAPAPFIQHPAPGVSVLHSAPDISTQHQQPAPCTWCQHPAPCTQHHHPSSSTQHPAPSSSRQHPALSISILHPAPAPCTRHQHPAPGISTQHQHPAPSTSILHPYPAPGISILQPASASSTHHPVPRTQHYHPYPASGISILHPAPASILCTLHQHPPPSTLHTSPCTQYPEPIPCTHHPAPVPIIQCQHPVPAPCTSTHHPHPAPIPCTSTITHTLHPLPSTSTHHTASPCTLTSYPAPVPIILHPHFIPHPPFILHPSPCTFHPAPITHHPAPFIPHPSPITHHPVPFIPCPSPVTHHPLPITHHPAPFIPHPSPCTHHPPPRSPHPAPSRPPGPAPEPLPALPVPGQQRHR; translated from the exons ATGACCCCAGTGAAGACCCAGCAATGGGACAGGAAATGGACCAGTGAGGGccccaggaatggggcagcccaGTGCTGGCCCCAACAGAGCCCCGACTGCTCCAGCGCCGGCCCCG CCGTGGGTCATGCGGCGCCGGAGCGATCGTGCCTCCAGGGAGAAGGCGCTGGTGGCCACGGAGGAGGAGACGAAGAGCgcggggaggaagggagagcacGGCCCAG agGAGTTCCAGTGCTCCGGCGTCCTGGAGCAGGACTTCCCGGAGCTCTGCGCCCGCGCCGGCATCACCCATGCCCCGAGGGTCACGGTGCGGCCGGCCCCGAGCTTCCCTGCGGACG CGGAGCCGCCCGCGGGGACGCTGGAGGAGGCGCTGGCCCGCATCGAGCGCAAGTACAGGAGCTTCCAGCCCCGCATCCAGGTGGAGCGGGAGCAGGAGGATCCCCGCAGCGTCCGCGCCGTGTTCCTGCGAG CCTCTGGAACGTGCCGCTGCCGGAGCCGCTGCTGCCGGTGCTGGCGGCGCTGCCAACGCGCTGCTCCCGCCTGCG GACGCTCAACCTGGAGGGGAATCCTTTGCCCGAAGCCGCTTTCCAGCTGTTGATGGGCAGCGACAGCCT GTGGCGCCACCTCTCGCTGCGCTGCTGCAGCATCGGGGACGCGGCCGCGCAGCGCATCGGGAGGAGCCTCTCGACGCCCTCGGGCTGCAACCAGCGCCTGCAGTCGCTGGTGCTGAGCTTCAACCGCATCGCGGACCGCGGCGCGCAGCGCATCGCGGAGGTGGGCACCGGGCGGCGGGGCCTGCGCAGGGCGCTCTGCGCCCGGTGTCAGCGCCCTGCgccctgcacccagcaccagcatcctgcatccagcaccctgCACCCTGCACCCGGTGTCAGCGCCTTGCGCCCTgaacccagcaccagcaccccgcacccagcaccctgcaccAAGCACCAGCACCCTGTATCAGGTGTCTGCGCCCTGCACCCTGCACTCAGCAACCTGcactcagcaccagcaccctTCATCCAGCACCCTGCACCCGGTGTCAGCGTGCTGCACTCTGCACCCGACATCAgtacccagcaccagcagccagcACCCTGCACCTGGTGTCAGCACCCTGCGCCCTGCACTCAGCACCATCATCCTTCatccagcacccagcaccctgcacccagcagcagcaggcagcaccctGCACTCAGCATCAGTatcctgcacccagcaccagcaccctgcACCCGGCATCAGCACCCTGCACCCGGcatcagcacccagcaccagcatcctgcacccagcaccagtATCCTGCACCCATACCCTGCACCTGGCATCAGCATCCTGCAGCCGGCATCAGCATCCTCCACCCATCACCCTGTACCCCGCACCCAGCACTATCACCCATACCCTGCATCTGGCATCAGcatcctgcacccagcaccagcatccaTACTCTGCACCCTCCATCAGCATCCTccacccagcaccctgcacaCATCACCCTGCACCCAGTACCCAGAACCCATACCCTGCACCCATCACCCTGCACCAGTACCCATCATCCAGTGCCAGCATCCTGTACCAGCACCCTGCACCAGTACGCATCACCCACATCCTGCACCCATACCCTGTACCAGCACCATCACCCATACCCTGCACCCATTACCCAGCACCAGTACCCATCACACTGCATCACCCTGCACCCTAACCAGTTACCCAGCACCAGTACCCATCATTCTGCACCCACATTTCATCCCACACCCACCTTTCATCCTGCACCCATCACCCTGCACCTTTCATCCCGCACCCATTACCCATCACCCTGCACCTTTCATCCCGCACCCATCACCCATTACCCATCACCCTGTACCTTTCATCCCGTGCCCATCACCCGTTACCCATCACCCGTTACCCATCACCCATCACCCTGCACCTTTCATCCCGCACCCATCACCCTGCACCCATCACCCACCACCCCGCTCCCCCCACCCAGCTCCCTCCCGTCCCCCAGGGCCTGCGCCTGAACCgctccctgctctccctgtCCCTGGCCAGCAACGACATCGGTGA
- the LOC136004131 gene encoding platelet endothelial aggregation receptor 1-like isoform X2 yields the protein MVLRAAALALHLCLLSALRPSDPNVCSYWESFTVAVKESYTKPHVVSSSEPCPTVMGTSLPCLQQRIVHRTEYRQALRTESRRRYQCCQGYYESRGTCVRCDERSWGPDCSQRCECHHGAPCDPQSGACSCPAGFAAPRCRDPCPSGTYGRGCRLRCACPPRAACDASTGACRCPPELAGPLCEVPCPEGTPCDTPCPCQNGGLCHPPGTSACVCPHGWMGEICSVPCPPGRFGPGCQGECHCHNGGHCDPKGGQCQCAPGFTGEQCRERCPVGRYGPGCRERCDCANGGRCFHVDGGCLCEAGFQGSRCEERRCLPGLYGLHCESRCLCHPQHSQSCHPLLGECVCSPGWAGLFCNESCPPGSFGAGCLQPCLCLHGGVCDGATGLCHCPPGYTDEHCSSLCPPDTFGTNCSGRCSCQHALACSPLDGSCLCKEGWHGPDCSTPCPAGAWGPGCNRSCDCAHGAGCDPQSGACRCPPGWQSPRCLQPCPNGTFGAGCGERCDCANADGCEPVTGECRCLPGWTGSQCKQSCPQGFWGRGCLSPCSCRNGAACSPHDGSCTCAPGFRGPSCQRPCPPGRYGKRCALSCSCANGSSCLPTNGSCLCAPGFRGPRCAQPCAPGSWGAACAQPCLCRHGGSCHPPDGTCLCPPGWTGALCGEGRARGDPPAAGLSSRGMRGTGGTAQGCKGEPCPIPSWALWTCTGPGTAGLYGSSRELHVPVWN from the exons ATGGTGCTGCGGGCTGCGGCGCTGGCGCTGCACCTCTGCCTCCTGTCCGCGCTCCGGCCCAGCGACCCCAACGTCTGCAGCTACTGGGAGAG CTTCACGGTGGCGGTGAAGGAGTCCTACACCAAACCCCACGTCGTGTCCTCCAGCGAGCCCTGCCCCACGGTGATGGgcacctccctgccctgcctgcagcagag GATCGTGCACCGCACCGAGTACCGGCAGGCGCTGCGCACCGAGTCCCGCCGGCGCTACCAGTGCTGTCAGGGCTACTACGAGAGCCGGGGGACCTGCGTCC GCTGTGACGAGCGCTCCTGGGGCCCCGACTGCTCTCAGCGCTGCGAGTGCCACCACGGAGCCCCCTGCGACCCCCAGAGCGGCGCCTGCTCCTGCCCCGCCGGCTTCGCGGCCCCGCGCTGCCGCGATCCGTGCCCCAGCGGCACCTACGGCCGCGGCTGCCGCCTGCGCTGCGCCTGCCCCCCCCGCGCCGCCTGCGACGCCTCCACCGGCGCCTGCCGCTGCCCCCCGGAGCTCGCCGGGCCCCT ctGCGAGGTGCCGTGCCCCGAGGGGACCCCCTGCGACACCCCCTGCCCCTGCCAGAACGGGGGCCTCTGCCACCCCCCCGGCACCAGCGCCTGCGTCTGCCCGCACGGATGGATG GGGGAGATCTGCTCCGTGCCGTGCCCCCCCGGACGCTTCGGCCCCGGCTGCCAGGGCGAGTGTCACTGCCACAACGGGGGACACTGTGACCCCAAGGGGGGGCAGTGCCAGTGTGCCCCCGGCTTCACCGGAgagca GTGCCGGGAGCGGTGCCCGGTGGGGCGCTACGGGCCGGGCTGCCGGGAGCGCTGCGACTGCGCCAACGGCGGCCGCTGCTTCCACGTGGACGGCGGCTGCTTGTGCGAGGCCGGGTTCCAGGGCAGCCGCTGCGAGGAGCGGCGCTGCCTGCCCGGGCTCTACGGGCTCCACTGCGAGAGCCGCTGCCTCTGCCACCCGCAGCACAGCCAGAG CTGCCACCCGCTGCTGGGGGAGTGCGTCTGCAGCCCCGGCTGGGCCGGGCTCTTCTGCAACGAGAGCTGCCCCCCCGGCTCCTTCGGGGCCggctgcctccagccctgcctctgcctccacgGGGGGGTCTGCGACGGGGCCACCGGCCTCTGCCACTGCCCCCCCGGCTACACG GACGAGCACTGCTCCTCCCTGTGCCCCCCCGACACCTTCGGCACCAACTGCTCTGGGCGCTGCTCCTGCCAGCACGCACTGGCCTGCTCCCCCCTCGACGGCTCCTGCCTCTGCAAGGAAG GCTGGCACGGCCCCGACTGCTCGACCCCGTGTCCCGCCGGCGCATGGGGCCCCGGCTGCAACCGGAGCTGTGACTGTGCCCATGGGGCCGGCTGTGACCCCCAGAGCGGGGCGTGCCGCTGCCCCCCCGGCTGGCAGAGCCCccgctgcctgcagccctgcccg aACGGGACGTTCGGGGCGGGCTGTGGGGAGCGCTGCGACTGCGCCAACGCCGATGGGTGCGAGCCCGTGACCGGCGAGTGCCGCTGCCTGCCCGGCTGGACAG GCTCCCAGTGCAAGCAGAGCTGTCCCCAGGGCTTCTGGGGCCGCGGCTGCCTCTCGCCCTGCTCCTGCCGCAACGGAGCCGCTTGTTCACCCCACGACGGCTCCTGCACCTGCGCCCCGGGGTTCCGCGGCCCCTCCTGCCAGCGCC CCTGCCCGCCCGGCCGCTACGGGAAGCGCTGCgccctgagctgctcctgcGCCAACggctcctcctgcctgcccaccAACGGCTCCTGCCTCTGCGCCCCGGGCTTCCGCGGCCCCCGCTGCGCCCAGC CCTGCGCCCCCGGCTCGTGGGGCGCTGCCTGcgcacagccctgcctgtgccGCCACGGGGGCTCCTGTCACCCCCCCGACGGGACCTGCCTCTGCCCGCCCGGGTGGACCGGGGCGCTCTGCGGGGAAGGTAGGGCCCGGGGGGACCCCCCCGCCGCGGGTCTGAGCTCCCGAGGGATGCGGGGCACGGGAGGAACTGCCCAGGGCTGTAAGGGTGAGCCCTGCCCAATTCCTTCCTGGGCACTATGGACCTGTACGGGCCCAGGCACTGCGGGGCTGTATGGTTCCAGCAGGGAGCTGCACGTTCCAGTATGGAATTAA
- the LRRC71 gene encoding leucine-rich repeat-containing protein 71 isoform X3, translating to MGQPSAGPNRAPTAPAPAPPWVMRRRSDRASREKALVATEEETKSAGRKGEHGPEEFQCSGVLEQDFPELCARAGITHAPRVTVRPAPSFPADAEPPAGTLEEALARIERKYRSFQPRIQVEREQEDPRSVRAVFLRGWKLEEEMLGVLSQCLPALGALQALHLWNVPLPEPLLPVLAALPTRCSRLRTLNLEGNPLPEAAFQLLMGSDSLWRHLSLRCCSIGDAAAQRIGRSLSTPSGCNQRLQSLVLSFNRIADRGAQRIAEGLRLNRSLLSLSLASNDIGDAGASALAQVLAPFALTQEEEAQRRRLLLAEALGRRRASPKETEPRGDPAASRGGSIAGSKGPPARPGRAGPRRKEPPRKEELKQSKKLPDPKLPRSRDPRAGAQKPSADAELPSGLREPLAGAGGPGALLEARALRGSVLLPGNRALRSLSLDHNRVSERGLGAFLAALEAQQREEQKGPGQQGLEWLGLESNRIPPTSPALARLQELLPLEPGPKAPAQEEEQDAGT from the exons atggggcagcccaGTGCTGGCCCCAACAGAGCCCCGACTGCTCCAGCGCCGGCCCCG CCGTGGGTCATGCGGCGCCGGAGCGATCGTGCCTCCAGGGAGAAGGCGCTGGTGGCCACGGAGGAGGAGACGAAGAGCgcggggaggaagggagagcacGGCCCAG agGAGTTCCAGTGCTCCGGCGTCCTGGAGCAGGACTTCCCGGAGCTCTGCGCCCGCGCCGGCATCACCCATGCCCCGAGGGTCACGGTGCGGCCGGCCCCGAGCTTCCCTGCGGACG CGGAGCCGCCCGCGGGGACGCTGGAGGAGGCGCTGGCCCGCATCGAGCGCAAGTACAGGAGCTTCCAGCCCCGCATCCAGGTGGAGCGGGAGCAGGAGGATCCCCGCAGCGTCCGCGCCGTGTTCCTGCGAG GCTGGAAGCTCGAGGAGGAGATGCTGGGGGTCCTGAGCCAGTGTCTGCCCGCGCTGGGGGCGCTGCAGGCATTGCA CCTCTGGAACGTGCCGCTGCCGGAGCCGCTGCTGCCGGTGCTGGCGGCGCTGCCAACGCGCTGCTCCCGCCTGCG GACGCTCAACCTGGAGGGGAATCCTTTGCCCGAAGCCGCTTTCCAGCTGTTGATGGGCAGCGACAGCCT GTGGCGCCACCTCTCGCTGCGCTGCTGCAGCATCGGGGACGCGGCCGCGCAGCGCATCGGGAGGAGCCTCTCGACGCCCTCGGGCTGCAACCAGCGCCTGCAGTCGCTGGTGCTGAGCTTCAACCGCATCGCGGACCGCGGCGCGCAGCGCATCGCGGAG GGCCTGCGCCTGAACCgctccctgctctccctgtCCCTGGCCAGCAACGACATCGGTGACGCCGGGGCCTCCGCGCTGGCCCAG GTGCTGGCGCCGTTCGCGCTCacgcaggaggaggaggcgcagcggcggcggctgctCCTGGCCGAGGCCTTGGGACGGCGCCGGGCG TCCCCGAAGGAGACCGAGCCCCGCGGCGACCCCGCTGCGAGCCGGGGCGGGAGCATCGCGGGCAGCAAAGggcccccggcccggcccggcagAGCCGGCCCCAGGAGGAAG GAGCCGCCGCGGAAAGAGGAGCTCAAACAGAGCAAGAAGC TGCCGGACCCGAAGCTCCCCCGCAGCCGGGACCCGAGGGCGGGCGCGCAGAAGCCGAGCGCGGACGCGGAGCTCCCGTCGGGGCTGCGGGAGCCGCTGGCGGGCGCGGGCGGCCCCGGGGCGCTGCTGGAGGCGCGGGCGCTGCGGGGCTCGGTGCTGCTGCCCGGGAACCGCGCCCTGCGCAGCCTCAGCCTGGACC ACAACCGCGTGTCCGAGCGCGGCCTCGGGGCCTTCCTGGCGGCGCTGGAAGCGCAGCAGCGCGAGGAGCAGAAGGGGCCcgggcagcaggggctggagtgGCTCGGGCTGGAG AGCAACCGCATCCCTCCGACCAGCCCGGCCCTCGCccggctgcaggagctgctgccgctGGAGCCTGGTCCCAAAGCCCCGgcgcaggaggaggagcaggatgcGGGCACTTAG
- the LOC136004131 gene encoding platelet endothelial aggregation receptor 1-like isoform X1, translating into MVLRAAALALHLCLLSALRPSDPNVCSYWESFTVAVKESYTKPHVVSSSEPCPTVMGTSLPCLQQRIVHRTEYRQALRTESRRRYQCCQGYYESRGTCVPRCSQECVHGRCVAPERCQCEPGWRGADCSSGCDERSWGPDCSQRCECHHGAPCDPQSGACSCPAGFAAPRCRDPCPSGTYGRGCRLRCACPPRAACDASTGACRCPPELAGPLCEVPCPEGTPCDTPCPCQNGGLCHPPGTSACVCPHGWMGEICSVPCPPGRFGPGCQGECHCHNGGHCDPKGGQCQCAPGFTGEQCRERCPVGRYGPGCRERCDCANGGRCFHVDGGCLCEAGFQGSRCEERRCLPGLYGLHCESRCLCHPQHSQSCHPLLGECVCSPGWAGLFCNESCPPGSFGAGCLQPCLCLHGGVCDGATGLCHCPPGYTDEHCSSLCPPDTFGTNCSGRCSCQHALACSPLDGSCLCKEGWHGPDCSTPCPAGAWGPGCNRSCDCAHGAGCDPQSGACRCPPGWQSPRCLQPCPNGTFGAGCGERCDCANADGCEPVTGECRCLPGWTGSQCKQSCPQGFWGRGCLSPCSCRNGAACSPHDGSCTCAPGFRGPSCQRPCPPGRYGKRCALSCSCANGSSCLPTNGSCLCAPGFRGPRCAQPCAPGSWGAACAQPCLCRHGGSCHPPDGTCLCPPGWTGALCGEGRARGDPPAAGLSSRGMRGTGGTAQGCKGEPCPIPSWALWTCTGPGTAGLYGSSRELHVPVWN; encoded by the exons ATGGTGCTGCGGGCTGCGGCGCTGGCGCTGCACCTCTGCCTCCTGTCCGCGCTCCGGCCCAGCGACCCCAACGTCTGCAGCTACTGGGAGAG CTTCACGGTGGCGGTGAAGGAGTCCTACACCAAACCCCACGTCGTGTCCTCCAGCGAGCCCTGCCCCACGGTGATGGgcacctccctgccctgcctgcagcagag GATCGTGCACCGCACCGAGTACCGGCAGGCGCTGCGCACCGAGTCCCGCCGGCGCTACCAGTGCTGTCAGGGCTACTACGAGAGCCGGGGGACCTGCGTCC CGCGCTGCTCGCAGGAGTGTGTCCACGGGCGCTGCGTGGCTCCGGAGCGGTGCCAGTGCGAGCCCGGCTGGCGCGGAGCCGACTGCTCCAGCG GCTGTGACGAGCGCTCCTGGGGCCCCGACTGCTCTCAGCGCTGCGAGTGCCACCACGGAGCCCCCTGCGACCCCCAGAGCGGCGCCTGCTCCTGCCCCGCCGGCTTCGCGGCCCCGCGCTGCCGCGATCCGTGCCCCAGCGGCACCTACGGCCGCGGCTGCCGCCTGCGCTGCGCCTGCCCCCCCCGCGCCGCCTGCGACGCCTCCACCGGCGCCTGCCGCTGCCCCCCGGAGCTCGCCGGGCCCCT ctGCGAGGTGCCGTGCCCCGAGGGGACCCCCTGCGACACCCCCTGCCCCTGCCAGAACGGGGGCCTCTGCCACCCCCCCGGCACCAGCGCCTGCGTCTGCCCGCACGGATGGATG GGGGAGATCTGCTCCGTGCCGTGCCCCCCCGGACGCTTCGGCCCCGGCTGCCAGGGCGAGTGTCACTGCCACAACGGGGGACACTGTGACCCCAAGGGGGGGCAGTGCCAGTGTGCCCCCGGCTTCACCGGAgagca GTGCCGGGAGCGGTGCCCGGTGGGGCGCTACGGGCCGGGCTGCCGGGAGCGCTGCGACTGCGCCAACGGCGGCCGCTGCTTCCACGTGGACGGCGGCTGCTTGTGCGAGGCCGGGTTCCAGGGCAGCCGCTGCGAGGAGCGGCGCTGCCTGCCCGGGCTCTACGGGCTCCACTGCGAGAGCCGCTGCCTCTGCCACCCGCAGCACAGCCAGAG CTGCCACCCGCTGCTGGGGGAGTGCGTCTGCAGCCCCGGCTGGGCCGGGCTCTTCTGCAACGAGAGCTGCCCCCCCGGCTCCTTCGGGGCCggctgcctccagccctgcctctgcctccacgGGGGGGTCTGCGACGGGGCCACCGGCCTCTGCCACTGCCCCCCCGGCTACACG GACGAGCACTGCTCCTCCCTGTGCCCCCCCGACACCTTCGGCACCAACTGCTCTGGGCGCTGCTCCTGCCAGCACGCACTGGCCTGCTCCCCCCTCGACGGCTCCTGCCTCTGCAAGGAAG GCTGGCACGGCCCCGACTGCTCGACCCCGTGTCCCGCCGGCGCATGGGGCCCCGGCTGCAACCGGAGCTGTGACTGTGCCCATGGGGCCGGCTGTGACCCCCAGAGCGGGGCGTGCCGCTGCCCCCCCGGCTGGCAGAGCCCccgctgcctgcagccctgcccg aACGGGACGTTCGGGGCGGGCTGTGGGGAGCGCTGCGACTGCGCCAACGCCGATGGGTGCGAGCCCGTGACCGGCGAGTGCCGCTGCCTGCCCGGCTGGACAG GCTCCCAGTGCAAGCAGAGCTGTCCCCAGGGCTTCTGGGGCCGCGGCTGCCTCTCGCCCTGCTCCTGCCGCAACGGAGCCGCTTGTTCACCCCACGACGGCTCCTGCACCTGCGCCCCGGGGTTCCGCGGCCCCTCCTGCCAGCGCC CCTGCCCGCCCGGCCGCTACGGGAAGCGCTGCgccctgagctgctcctgcGCCAACggctcctcctgcctgcccaccAACGGCTCCTGCCTCTGCGCCCCGGGCTTCCGCGGCCCCCGCTGCGCCCAGC CCTGCGCCCCCGGCTCGTGGGGCGCTGCCTGcgcacagccctgcctgtgccGCCACGGGGGCTCCTGTCACCCCCCCGACGGGACCTGCCTCTGCCCGCCCGGGTGGACCGGGGCGCTCTGCGGGGAAGGTAGGGCCCGGGGGGACCCCCCCGCCGCGGGTCTGAGCTCCCGAGGGATGCGGGGCACGGGAGGAACTGCCCAGGGCTGTAAGGGTGAGCCCTGCCCAATTCCTTCCTGGGCACTATGGACCTGTACGGGCCCAGGCACTGCGGGGCTGTATGGTTCCAGCAGGGAGCTGCACGTTCCAGTATGGAATTAA